Proteins from a genomic interval of Geoanaerobacter pelophilus:
- a CDS encoding SagB/ThcOx family dehydrogenase: protein MKKPSITTETGRYFLTDRIREEVNFYLTEQSQGYAPPAIQKPAPENATIIRLPELDFLNIPSCDLLTAIANRQSHRKFTKDSLSLEELSFLLWSVQGVREKLHEAAVLRTVPSAGCRHPFETYLAVQRVEGLESGIYRYLPLDNSIALVKQLENLTSHLTAATHGQSFAGQSAICFIWSVIPERTEWRYAEASYKVIALDAGHACQNLYLACEAIGAGTCAIAAYNQTIADDLIGVDGKDEFVIYIAPVGKVALNQ, encoded by the coding sequence ATGAAGAAGCCATCCATAACGACTGAAACCGGTCGATACTTTTTGACCGACAGGATACGGGAAGAGGTGAACTTCTATCTGACAGAGCAAAGTCAGGGATATGCGCCTCCGGCGATACAGAAACCAGCGCCAGAAAACGCCACTATAATCAGGCTCCCTGAACTGGATTTCTTGAATATTCCATCCTGTGATTTACTAACCGCGATTGCCAACCGTCAGAGTCACCGTAAATTCACCAAAGATTCTCTCTCGCTCGAAGAGTTGTCATTTCTGCTCTGGTCAGTTCAAGGGGTCAGGGAAAAACTCCACGAAGCCGCTGTTCTCCGTACCGTTCCTTCAGCCGGGTGCCGTCATCCCTTCGAGACTTATCTGGCAGTGCAAAGGGTTGAAGGCCTTGAATCAGGGATTTACCGCTACCTTCCGCTAGACAACTCAATTGCATTAGTGAAACAGTTAGAAAACCTTACCTCACATCTCACCGCAGCAACTCACGGGCAGAGCTTTGCCGGGCAGTCAGCTATATGCTTCATCTGGAGCGTCATTCCGGAACGTACCGAATGGCGATATGCCGAAGCTTCCTACAAAGTGATAGCTCTTGACGCAGGACACGCCTGTCAGAATCTTTACCTTGCCTGTGAAGCGATTGGTGCCGGTACCTGTGCCATTGCCGCTTATAATCAGACAATTGCCGACGACCTTATCGGTGTTGATGGGAAAGATGAGTTTGTTATCTACATTGCCCCTGTTGGCAAGGTTGCACTGAATCAGTAG
- a CDS encoding PPC domain-containing DNA-binding protein → MQYQVGKSGRIVVARFTDGEDIIGGVSDICRKENIRAAYFSIVGGIRRGRYVVGPESEDMPPVPVWRELSESHEATGFGTIFWYEDQPKLHFHGSYAKGDSVKGGCLREDSETFLVLEVVITEILDVNAVRELDPDSGMVLLTLRS, encoded by the coding sequence ATGCAGTATCAAGTAGGGAAATCGGGAAGAATTGTTGTCGCCCGCTTTACTGACGGTGAAGATATAATCGGTGGAGTATCCGACATCTGCCGCAAAGAAAACATTCGGGCGGCTTACTTCAGTATCGTTGGCGGCATCAGGCGGGGACGGTACGTTGTCGGGCCGGAGTCTGAAGATATGCCGCCGGTGCCGGTATGGCGTGAGTTGTCTGAAAGTCACGAAGCGACGGGGTTCGGCACCATTTTCTGGTACGAGGATCAGCCGAAATTACACTTTCATGGCTCATACGCAAAAGGCGACAGCGTCAAGGGAGGTTGCCTCCGTGAAGATAGTGAAACTTTCCTGGTGCTGGAAGTAGTCATCACTGAAATCCTAGATGTCAATGCTGTTCGGGAGCTTGATCCAGATTCCGGCATGGTTCTCCTCACGTTACGCTCATGA
- a CDS encoding alpha/beta hydrolase gives MTDPFLDHPVLSARYFYPWPNHFDDPFYVDGTDYRLGCRYRKISDDYPTIIHFHGNGETVADYLGDFEERIAEMGANLFLAEFRGYGMSSGEPGLVAMLADVKLIVEASGVPPDQIILFGRSLGSLYAVHGASLYPYAAGLIVESGLADPLERILVRVEPYQLGATMESLRTAVDTHLNQKQKIQSFRGRTLIMHTWNDDLVNVSHAERLYEWANEPKEQLIFDRGDHNSIMVANTDSYFKAVEKFIKELY, from the coding sequence ATGACCGATCCGTTTCTCGATCATCCCGTGCTCTCAGCCAGATACTTTTACCCCTGGCCCAACCACTTTGACGACCCATTCTATGTCGATGGCACTGATTACAGGCTTGGCTGCCGGTATCGTAAAATATCGGACGATTATCCGACGATAATCCATTTTCACGGCAACGGCGAGACAGTTGCCGATTATCTGGGTGATTTCGAGGAGCGGATTGCCGAAATGGGCGCCAACCTGTTTCTGGCAGAGTTTCGGGGTTACGGCATGTCGAGCGGTGAACCTGGACTTGTCGCCATGCTTGCAGATGTAAAACTGATAGTTGAAGCAAGCGGTGTTCCGCCTGATCAAATTATCTTATTCGGACGGTCACTCGGATCGCTGTATGCTGTTCATGGTGCATCCCTTTACCCCTATGCCGCCGGACTGATCGTTGAGAGCGGTTTGGCTGATCCATTGGAAAGAATACTGGTAAGAGTAGAACCGTATCAGCTAGGCGCAACAATGGAATCGCTGAGAACCGCAGTAGATACTCACTTGAATCAGAAACAGAAGATACAGTCCTTCAGAGGCAGGACGCTGATCATGCATACCTGGAATGATGATCTTGTAAATGTTTCCCACGCTGAACGCCTCTATGAATGGGCTAACGAGCCGAAGGAACAGCTGATATTCGACAGGGGCGATCACAACTCCATAATGGTTGCAAACACAGATTCATATTTTAAAGCGGTTGAGAAGTTTATAAAGGAGCTGTATTGA
- a CDS encoding class I SAM-dependent methyltransferase has protein sequence MNWNERYSEPGFSYGTAPNEFLVSVVDRIPNGRILSLAEGEGRNAVYLASLGYQVTGVDGSEVGLRKAAKLALERGVTITTIHADLSAFEIEPEVWDGIVAIYCHLPSAIRIPLHQAAVRGLKPGGAFVLEAFSKDQLPYDTGGPKSLDMLMSLDDLKQELAGLEFVHAVQMEREVLEGRGHTGLASVVQVLGIKP, from the coding sequence ATGAATTGGAATGAACGCTACAGCGAGCCGGGTTTTTCATACGGCACTGCACCGAATGAGTTTCTGGTATCGGTAGTAGACCGAATTCCGAACGGAAGAATTCTTTCACTGGCAGAGGGTGAAGGGCGAAACGCCGTCTATTTGGCATCGCTTGGGTATCAGGTGACCGGAGTTGACGGATCGGAAGTCGGTCTGCGTAAGGCCGCGAAACTGGCTTTAGAGCGTGGTGTTACCATAACCACGATACATGCTGATTTGAGTGCCTTTGAAATAGAACCGGAGGTGTGGGACGGAATCGTCGCCATCTATTGCCACCTGCCTTCAGCGATCCGCATTCCTTTACATCAGGCAGCTGTCAGGGGGCTGAAACCTGGCGGTGCCTTTGTATTGGAGGCGTTCAGCAAGGACCAACTCCCCTACGACACCGGAGGCCCCAAATCCCTCGACATGCTCATGTCGCTGGATGACCTGAAACAGGAACTTGCCGGTCTGGAGTTTGTGCATGCTGTTCAAATGGAACGGGAAGTGCTGGAGGGACGGGGACATACTGGCCTGGCATCCGTAGTTCAGGTATTGGGAATCAAGCCATGA
- a CDS encoding J domain-containing protein — protein sequence MTYADLKEARRVMGLGERATLKEIKARHKELVKQHHPDTGNTNESEMIRQVNAAYRVILDYVTEYRFFFAENEFYEQNPEERIWQQFADDPLWGKK from the coding sequence ATGACCTATGCCGACCTGAAAGAAGCGCGCCGGGTGATGGGCTTGGGTGAGCGGGCAACCTTGAAGGAGATAAAGGCCCGACACAAGGAATTGGTGAAACAACATCACCCGGATACCGGCAATACGAATGAGTCGGAGATGATTAGACAGGTGAATGCCGCCTACCGGGTTATACTCGACTATGTTACTGAATACCGCTTCTTCTTTGCCGAGAATGAGTTTTACGAACAGAATCCGGAAGAGCGAATCTGGCAGCAATTCGCTGATGATCCGCTGTGGGGGAAAAAATAA
- a CDS encoding type IV toxin-antitoxin system AbiEi family antitoxin: protein MGKLEYARRDVHLNELSNSGGLENRPLEFEDGIYTLKNLDQLSIEAIELLLEIHPIYVVAKQRRRYYIVAGFRTFQAASLVYKSPHQEIPVRVLDRHTPKETLELLCYLNLSVTPILFRIGGSLADSYQLLTNSLQDKAWRKVKSIQDFANVLDVAPSTLCKPKKRLISQIPKQTPKDIAFSNAGKLKLIYSFLLFPDYVEHAYEALAEITGTTLEEVLIAIEELERDGYIENTNDKRQLLVNRTELLESWVSAYNKHLRPKLLLGRFKADNDWMLNAELKPSSAQWSGEAALCKLGKIISKYTSSSMTTAQSLALLAYTAKPTESVVIYATRHELKSMIQENRLKQDSHGNIEIFERFWHGEELETDGITVPWLLIYADLLQTKDIEKIKMASEYYHQFIENALK from the coding sequence TTGGGGAAGTTAGAGTATGCCAGACGAGATGTGCATCTGAATGAATTAAGTAATTCAGGGGGGCTCGAAAATCGGCCATTGGAATTTGAAGATGGCATCTACACCCTCAAAAATCTCGACCAACTTTCAATAGAGGCAATTGAGCTATTGCTTGAAATCCACCCAATTTATGTTGTGGCGAAGCAAAGACGACGCTATTACATTGTTGCAGGTTTTCGGACTTTCCAGGCTGCTTCCTTAGTTTATAAGAGTCCTCACCAAGAGATCCCGGTAAGGGTTCTTGATCGGCACACACCGAAAGAAACCCTTGAGCTTTTGTGTTACTTGAATCTGTCAGTTACCCCGATCCTGTTTCGAATTGGTGGTTCGCTTGCAGACAGTTACCAGTTGCTTACGAACAGTCTACAGGATAAGGCTTGGAGGAAGGTTAAATCAATACAAGACTTTGCTAATGTGCTTGATGTTGCACCTTCGACCCTCTGTAAGCCCAAGAAACGGTTAATCTCTCAGATACCGAAGCAAACTCCCAAGGACATAGCTTTTTCCAATGCCGGTAAACTCAAGTTGATATATAGTTTTTTATTATTTCCAGACTATGTTGAACACGCTTATGAGGCACTTGCCGAAATTACAGGGACTACTCTTGAAGAAGTACTGATAGCAATTGAGGAGTTGGAGCGCGATGGATACATTGAGAACACGAATGATAAGCGGCAACTTTTGGTTAACAGAACGGAACTATTGGAAAGCTGGGTAAGTGCGTATAATAAACATCTCCGTCCGAAATTGTTGCTGGGGCGGTTCAAGGCTGATAATGACTGGATGCTCAATGCGGAGTTGAAGCCTTCTAGCGCCCAATGGAGCGGAGAAGCAGCACTCTGTAAGCTTGGTAAAATAATTTCGAAATATACGAGTAGTAGTATGACTACTGCTCAATCTCTAGCACTTTTAGCCTATACAGCCAAACCGACCGAATCCGTAGTTATCTATGCGACCCGACATGAACTCAAATCAATGATTCAAGAGAACAGACTTAAGCAAGACTCGCACGGGAACATTGAAATCTTCGAACGGTTTTGGCATGGCGAAGAACTTGAGACAGACGGGATTACGGTTCCGTGGTTACTCATCTATGCGGATCTCTTACAAACTAAAGACATTGAAAAAATAAAAATGGCTTCTGAATACTACCATCAGTTTATCGAAAATGCGTTGAAGTAA
- a CDS encoding VPLPA-CTERM sorting domain-containing protein has protein sequence MKKQIVALIAGAMMTLAAGNAMAYFEDGHLIRVIRDTGSNSEIATDLGAFDVKTLATAPVSLTVGNGANAFTNFASADFSKLFVAYYAVNSANTDLWLSNKSTTPTAASLLGTQWSNVKAGIVPTYIEYAKAGTQTSVLATSNSNGYVSKLNKGTTMIGRYAGAFGTTPASAGEMQLTALATGGLVQTNLYFWDNPGLTGTANTTGNKVAVITTLANGSTVLSGGTAPVATPIPAAAWLLGSGLLGMVGIRRKSNKA, from the coding sequence ATGAAAAAGCAGATCGTAGCACTCATCGCCGGCGCGATGATGACCCTGGCAGCAGGCAACGCAATGGCTTACTTCGAAGACGGCCATCTTATCCGTGTAATCAGGGACACCGGCAGCAACTCTGAGATCGCCACCGACCTCGGCGCATTCGACGTCAAAACCCTGGCAACCGCTCCTGTTTCTCTCACCGTCGGTAACGGCGCCAACGCCTTCACCAACTTTGCCAGCGCCGACTTCAGCAAGCTGTTTGTTGCCTACTATGCCGTGAATTCGGCAAACACCGACCTCTGGCTCAGCAACAAATCCACCACACCCACCGCAGCATCTCTGCTCGGCACCCAGTGGTCAAACGTAAAGGCGGGCATCGTCCCTACTTACATAGAGTACGCAAAAGCAGGAACGCAGACCTCTGTTTTGGCTACAAGCAATTCGAACGGCTACGTCTCTAAGCTCAACAAGGGAACCACCATGATCGGCCGTTATGCCGGCGCATTCGGCACAACCCCAGCCAGCGCGGGTGAGATGCAACTTACCGCACTGGCAACAGGTGGTCTTGTGCAAACAAACCTCTACTTCTGGGACAACCCCGGCTTGACAGGCACCGCCAACACCACCGGTAACAAAGTAGCCGTGATCACCACCCTTGCTAACGGCAGCACCGTTCTCTCTGGCGGTACTGCCCCTGTTGCAACCCCGATCCCTGCTGCTGCATGGCTGCTGGGCTCCGGCCTCCTCGGCATGGTCGGTATCCGCCGCAAATCGAACAAGGCTTAA
- a CDS encoding ShlB/FhaC/HecB family hemolysin secretion/activation protein, producing MRRVKEFSSLLLSVCIYVLSLAICQAAEQPTNQPLEGEIAAEAAEQPVPPVEAAPAAEDSFEIRSFIISGATIFPEPVLIKLLDDLTGQGKTAADVEGARDRLERFFHEGGYPAVLVNIPEQSTEGGAILLQVIEGKVGKVTVTGNSWFSNEMILERLPAFTTGDQVFVPRIAKEISRVNANPDLKVTPGMSPSKEPGMVDFELKTVDRMPIHGSVEVNNRNSLNTSELRLNAALRHDNLWQSEHSLSVQYQTSPQEPEEVEVFSGSYTAPLPWNPDQKLVLYGVLSDSATGGFGTGFKTLGKGNIIGLRYLRPLIPVGCYSHNLTLGIDYKRFEESSGFTTKITYLPFSIAYGGALPDAVGVTSFNVGINLAFRGMVTDSGEFDAKRSRARGNYIMFIAGIERLQKLGSLVQLKLKVDGQLSDQPLISNEQYSAGGMESVRGYYENEASGDIGLRSGLELMVSDLVATDKAKWFQITPYLFFDHASLWVKEPLPGQTSSFTLMGTGAGLRGSMFRDLEYQVEGAFALRDIPGTAANTQKGDARTLFKVKYSF from the coding sequence ATGAGACGAGTGAAAGAGTTTTCATCCCTGCTGTTGTCCGTCTGCATATATGTTTTGTCGCTGGCGATCTGCCAAGCTGCCGAGCAGCCGACAAACCAACCGCTTGAAGGAGAGATCGCAGCTGAAGCAGCCGAACAGCCGGTGCCTCCGGTTGAAGCTGCTCCGGCTGCGGAAGACAGTTTTGAAATCCGCAGCTTCATCATCAGCGGCGCCACTATCTTCCCGGAACCGGTCTTGATCAAGCTGCTGGATGATCTGACCGGCCAGGGCAAGACCGCTGCAGATGTGGAAGGCGCCAGGGACCGGTTGGAGCGGTTTTTTCACGAGGGCGGCTACCCGGCGGTGCTGGTCAATATCCCGGAGCAGTCTACCGAGGGTGGGGCGATCCTGCTGCAGGTTATCGAAGGCAAGGTCGGCAAGGTTACTGTTACCGGCAATAGCTGGTTCTCCAATGAAATGATCCTGGAGCGGCTTCCTGCCTTTACAACCGGTGACCAGGTCTTTGTCCCACGCATTGCCAAAGAGATCAGCAGGGTCAACGCCAATCCCGACCTGAAGGTGACGCCGGGGATGTCGCCGTCAAAGGAACCGGGGATGGTCGATTTCGAGTTGAAGACTGTTGACCGGATGCCGATACACGGCAGCGTTGAGGTTAACAACCGCAACAGCCTGAACACTTCGGAGCTTAGGCTTAATGCTGCGTTGCGTCATGACAACCTCTGGCAGAGTGAGCACTCCCTGTCGGTCCAGTATCAGACCTCACCGCAAGAGCCGGAAGAAGTGGAGGTGTTTTCAGGCTCTTACACCGCTCCGCTTCCATGGAATCCCGATCAGAAACTGGTGCTGTACGGCGTACTGTCAGACAGCGCCACCGGCGGTTTCGGCACCGGGTTCAAGACCCTGGGCAAGGGGAATATCATTGGTCTTCGCTATCTGCGACCATTGATCCCGGTAGGCTGTTATAGCCACAACCTCACCCTGGGCATCGACTACAAGCGCTTTGAGGAGAGCAGCGGTTTTACCACCAAGATCACTTATCTGCCGTTTTCCATTGCCTATGGCGGAGCGCTTCCTGACGCCGTCGGCGTGACCTCCTTCAATGTCGGCATCAACCTGGCCTTCCGCGGCATGGTCACCGACAGCGGTGAGTTTGACGCCAAGCGTTCCAGGGCCAGGGGGAACTACATAATGTTCATTGCCGGGATCGAGCGGTTGCAGAAGCTCGGGAGCCTGGTTCAGCTCAAGCTGAAGGTGGACGGCCAACTGAGCGATCAGCCGCTGATCTCCAATGAACAGTATTCCGCCGGAGGGATGGAAAGTGTCAGGGGCTACTACGAGAATGAGGCGTCCGGTGATATCGGCCTGAGGAGCGGGCTTGAGCTGATGGTGTCCGACCTGGTAGCGACAGATAAGGCCAAATGGTTCCAGATCACTCCCTATCTGTTTTTTGATCATGCCAGTTTGTGGGTCAAGGAGCCGTTGCCGGGCCAGACCTCCAGCTTCACATTGATGGGGACCGGCGCCGGTCTGCGCGGTTCCATGTTCCGGGACCTGGAATACCAGGTTGAAGGCGCCTTTGCCCTCCGGGACATCCCGGGGACGGCAGCCAACACCCAAAAAGGTGACGCCAGAACCCTGTTCAAGGTCAAGTATTCCTTTTAA